In one window of Candidatus Hepatobacter penaei DNA:
- a CDS encoding cold shock domain-containing protein: protein MGYTKKHCQDGEKIENKPTCSVKWFSLKKGYGFLELAEQGVSNIFIHFSLLESVGCQHVAQGDEIVCDIEQGERGFYVTKVYSVNSVTNQPQDIPLTLEETTGVVKWFNVLRGYGFIEADDGGRDIFFHTGSLKDLNVDRLLHGQRVSTKVLFTERGREAREIRFINDDEAQAEIQAIKEATLSSEASSSESSDEKLRFVR from the coding sequence ATGGGGTATACAAAAAAACATTGTCAAGATGGTGAAAAAATAGAAAACAAGCCGACGTGTTCTGTAAAGTGGTTCAGCCTCAAAAAAGGATATGGGTTCCTTGAGCTTGCTGAACAAGGCGTATCAAATATTTTCATACACTTCTCTCTCTTAGAAAGCGTTGGTTGCCAGCATGTTGCACAAGGAGATGAGATTGTGTGCGATATTGAGCAGGGAGAGCGCGGTTTTTATGTGACCAAGGTCTATAGTGTCAATAGCGTCACCAACCAACCGCAAGACATTCCGTTAACGCTTGAAGAAACCACCGGTGTTGTCAAATGGTTCAATGTCTTGCGAGGATATGGTTTTATTGAGGCTGATGATGGTGGACGAGATATTTTCTTTCATACCGGCTCGTTAAAGGATCTCAACGTTGACAGGCTTCTCCATGGGCAACGCGTGAGCACAAAGGTTCTTTTCACAGAGCGGGGTCGTGAAGCTCGAGAGATTCGTTTTATCAACGATGATGAAGCGCAAGCAGAGATACAAGCCATCAAAGAAGCAACCCTCTCATCTGAGGCTTCTTCCTCTGAATCTTCAGATGAAAAATTGCGCTTTGTGAGGTAA
- the ftsH gene encoding ATP-dependent zinc metalloprotease FtsH, with the protein MKQHGKNLAIWVIIAVFFTALFSLYQKTPKPSVNTLRYSDFLSSVESARVHSVLIRGEQIFGHLKNGQKFQTYVPSQENDLIPKLLSHRVSIAAAPQEEGSPSFIQILLSWFPMLLLIGVWFFFLKQMQGGSGRAMGFGKSRARLLDEKVAKITFDDVAGIDEAKADLQEIVDFLRSPRKFQKLGGKIPKGVLLMGPPGTGKTLLAKAIAGEASVPFFSISGSDFVEMFVGVGASRVRDMFEQARKNAPCIVFVDEIDAVGRYRGAGMGGGNDEREQTLNQLLVEMDGFESAEGVILIAATNRPDVLDPALLRPGRFDRQISVPNPDINGREKILQVHMKKVSLAPNVDARTIARGTPGFSGADLANLVNEAALLAARRNKRVISVEDFEDAKDKVIMGAERKSMVMTEEEKRLTAYHESGHAIVAYYSPTSDPIHKATIIPRGHALGMVVRLPEKDRISVSKERLLADIMVAMGGRIAEHMIFGEEKVTTGASSDIKSATHIARHMVTEWGMSDKMGAVFYGESSQEGPWSGLSKTISEATAETLDQETKKIVDDCYAKSKKLLIDKKKDLHLLAKNLLEKETLTGEEITTLLKTGKLAEKTQRVVKSALGHENEQPSKPATSET; encoded by the coding sequence CTGAAACAACATGGAAAAAACCTTGCCATATGGGTGATCATCGCTGTCTTCTTCACAGCCCTGTTTAGCCTGTATCAAAAGACACCCAAGCCTTCTGTAAACACGTTACGCTATTCTGATTTCCTCTCCAGTGTCGAAAGTGCGCGCGTGCATTCTGTGTTGATTCGTGGGGAGCAAATCTTTGGACATTTGAAAAATGGACAAAAATTTCAAACCTATGTGCCATCACAAGAAAATGATTTGATTCCTAAGCTGCTCTCTCACCGCGTGTCTATTGCAGCGGCGCCTCAAGAAGAAGGGTCGCCCTCTTTTATCCAAATCTTGCTGTCATGGTTTCCCATGCTGTTGCTCATTGGTGTGTGGTTTTTCTTTCTTAAGCAAATGCAAGGCGGATCGGGGCGAGCCATGGGTTTTGGCAAATCACGGGCACGCCTTTTAGACGAGAAAGTGGCCAAAATCACCTTTGATGATGTGGCGGGCATTGATGAGGCCAAGGCTGATTTGCAAGAAATTGTTGATTTTCTTCGCAGTCCACGAAAATTTCAAAAATTGGGCGGTAAAATTCCCAAAGGTGTGTTGTTAATGGGCCCGCCCGGCACAGGGAAAACGTTGCTGGCTAAGGCCATCGCCGGTGAGGCGTCTGTGCCTTTCTTTTCTATTTCAGGCTCTGATTTTGTGGAAATGTTTGTAGGCGTGGGCGCCTCTCGTGTGCGGGACATGTTTGAGCAAGCACGAAAAAATGCACCGTGCATCGTGTTTGTGGATGAAATTGACGCCGTAGGTCGCTATCGCGGTGCTGGCATGGGTGGCGGTAATGACGAGCGAGAACAAACCCTCAACCAACTTCTGGTGGAAATGGATGGGTTTGAATCTGCGGAAGGGGTGATTCTGATTGCCGCCACCAACAGGCCCGATGTGTTGGATCCAGCGCTTTTGCGACCAGGGCGGTTTGATCGCCAGATCAGTGTGCCCAACCCAGACATTAACGGGCGTGAAAAGATTCTTCAGGTGCATATGAAAAAGGTGTCACTGGCCCCCAACGTGGATGCACGCACCATTGCCCGCGGCACACCTGGGTTTTCAGGTGCGGATCTTGCCAACCTGGTGAACGAAGCGGCTCTGCTTGCAGCCAGACGCAATAAGCGCGTGATCTCTGTAGAAGATTTTGAAGACGCTAAAGATAAGGTCATCATGGGCGCCGAAAGAAAATCCATGGTCATGACTGAGGAAGAGAAGCGCCTTACCGCCTATCACGAATCAGGTCATGCCATTGTGGCGTATTATTCGCCCACCTCAGACCCTATCCACAAGGCCACCATTATTCCCAGAGGACATGCCTTGGGCATGGTGGTACGTCTGCCTGAGAAAGACCGTATTTCTGTATCTAAAGAACGCTTGTTGGCTGACATCATGGTGGCCATGGGCGGGCGCATTGCTGAACACATGATTTTTGGTGAAGAAAAAGTCACCACGGGCGCTTCTTCTGATATTAAAAGCGCCACACATATTGCCCGTCACATGGTCACAGAATGGGGCATGAGTGACAAAATGGGCGCTGTGTTTTATGGTGAATCCTCGCAAGAAGGGCCATGGAGTGGGCTGAGCAAAACCATCTCTGAGGCCACCGCAGAAACGTTGGATCAAGAAACAAAGAAAATTGTAGATGACTGCTACGCTAAGTCTAAAAAGCTATTGATAGACAAAAAGAAAGATCTGCATCTTTTAGCTAAAAATCTTCTTGAAAAAGAAACACTCACAGGGGAAGAGATTACAACGTTGTTAAAAACAGGTAAACTTGCGGAAAAAACGCAACGTGTTGTCAAAAGTGCCCTGGGCCATGAAAATGAACAGCCATCCAAACCTGCCACGTCAGAGACATAG
- the trmB gene encoding tRNA (guanine(46)-N(7))-methyltransferase TrmB, with product MMRPKHFFYGRRLGKKISPQARAIFEEAWPSVTYDPETWTQAFVGSPTIKERILDIGFGGGEHLMHTLQTQKDVGILGVEPFQNGLMKVMTQIHQAPHLKKRVCLSSAPIQILWPTLADQTFHRIHVFFPDPWPKKKHHKRRLLNLQTLAHISRLLVPGGLFVFASDDPSYIGFVLENLALQEALVYRAGVHNDKPEDWPLWPQDWPLTRYAQKARRQGRRLGFGVWEKSGSPALTPPDP from the coding sequence ATGATGCGCCCCAAACATTTTTTTTATGGGCGCAGACTCGGCAAAAAGATCAGTCCACAGGCCCGCGCTATTTTTGAAGAAGCGTGGCCCTCAGTCACCTATGATCCAGAGACATGGACGCAAGCCTTTGTAGGTTCACCCACCATCAAAGAACGTATTCTTGACATTGGCTTTGGCGGTGGTGAACATCTTATGCACACCCTCCAGACACAAAAAGATGTGGGCATACTAGGGGTTGAACCTTTTCAAAACGGCCTTATGAAGGTGATGACACAGATTCATCAGGCGCCCCATCTCAAAAAACGCGTGTGCCTTTCCTCTGCCCCTATACAAATATTATGGCCAACCTTGGCTGATCAGACGTTTCATCGCATTCACGTTTTTTTTCCTGACCCATGGCCCAAGAAAAAACATCACAAGCGTCGTCTCCTCAATCTTCAAACACTGGCCCATATCAGTCGCCTGTTGGTGCCTGGCGGTCTTTTTGTCTTTGCCTCTGATGACCCTTCTTACATTGGTTTTGTGTTAGAGAACCTGGCCTTGCAAGAGGCGCTTGTATACCGCGCAGGTGTTCACAATGACAAGCCCGAAGACTGGCCCCTATGGCCGCAAGATTGGCCGCTCACGCGCTATGCCCAAAAAGCACGCCGTCAAGGGCGCCGTCTTGGGTTTGGTGTGTGGGAAAAATCGGGATCACCTGCGCTCACCCCTCCTGATCCTTGA
- the rseP gene encoding RIP metalloprotease RseP, producing MSFLLQFLGDVWPFLLVLTPLVFFHELGHYLVARYVGVKIDVFSIGFGPEIFGWHDRLGTRWKVSWIPLGGYVKMHGDADVSSRPEQDLSPEVLAQTMHGKTPLQRMAISFAGPLANYILAVVCFAFIFLVRGVDQWDCVIQAPVPQSPAFEAGLQKDDRIVAVNNQSVSTFHDIVRHVRQDEGQSLLLHIERQEATQDIVIEREKLAAFGGRLGIMPARSFVERVNPFQAVSMAFGRVISLSVDIAANIWGMLTGKVSSEGMGGVLMIGKMARDVSLSGFLPLVIFLAILSVSLGFFNLLPIPMLDGGHILLCVAELVVGKKLSEAFVEWFFRVGFVLIIMLFLFTTWNDSKRLGIIAFFQRMFA from the coding sequence ATGTCCTTTCTTCTTCAATTCCTTGGTGATGTATGGCCTTTTTTGCTTGTGCTGACCCCGCTCGTGTTTTTTCATGAGCTGGGACACTATCTTGTGGCGCGCTATGTGGGCGTTAAAATCGATGTGTTTTCTATTGGTTTTGGGCCTGAAATTTTTGGCTGGCATGATCGGTTAGGCACAAGGTGGAAAGTGTCGTGGATTCCGTTAGGCGGTTATGTCAAAATGCATGGCGATGCGGATGTATCAAGCCGCCCTGAGCAAGATCTCTCGCCCGAAGTTTTGGCGCAAACGATGCACGGCAAAACCCCGCTTCAGAGGATGGCCATTTCTTTTGCAGGTCCTTTGGCAAACTATATCTTGGCCGTTGTGTGTTTTGCTTTTATTTTTCTCGTGCGTGGTGTGGATCAATGGGATTGTGTCATTCAAGCGCCTGTGCCGCAGAGCCCCGCGTTTGAGGCCGGCCTTCAGAAAGATGACCGCATTGTGGCTGTGAATAATCAGTCTGTATCAACATTTCATGACATTGTGCGCCACGTGCGCCAAGATGAGGGTCAATCTTTGCTTTTGCATATTGAGCGCCAAGAGGCCACGCAGGATATCGTGATTGAGCGAGAAAAATTGGCTGCGTTTGGCGGGCGGTTGGGCATCATGCCGGCGCGCTCTTTTGTGGAGCGTGTAAATCCCTTCCAGGCGGTTTCTATGGCGTTTGGGCGTGTGATCTCTCTCTCTGTGGATATTGCCGCCAACATCTGGGGCATGCTGACGGGGAAGGTGTCCTCCGAAGGGATGGGGGGCGTTTTGATGATTGGCAAGATGGCCCGTGATGTTTCCTTAAGTGGGTTTCTCCCGCTGGTGATTTTTTTGGCGATCTTGTCGGTAAGCCTTGGGTTTTTTAACCTCCTGCCCATTCCTATGTTAGATGGCGGCCATATTTTATTATGTGTGGCTGAACTGGTGGTGGGTAAAAAGTTGTCTGAGGCTTTTGTGGAATGGTTTTTCCGTGTGGGCTTTGTGCTGATTATTATGCTTTTTTTGTTTACAACGTGGAATGATTCGAAACGCCTCGGGATCATTGCCTTTTTTCAGAGAATGTTCGCGTGA
- the lnt gene encoding apolipoprotein N-acyltransferase, protein MSLLTLSSFHMKISLFMAVVLGAFSACALPPLYFWPFLSIGMLGLFKMLEPLPLIKGLCVFFAWCFGFFLVGFYWITLSMYVELDKFWFLIPFCFVIIPIVFACIHVGLLAAILSFFSISNFGTLAAFLSFILSWSLAEWVRGSLVFGGIPWNFFAHIWGENLFIMQTVSVIGSYGLSVLTLFFLSIPYLWAAKTLSFRVRLSFTGALTFIIFVISFWGHQRMKPLTYHAKPWIRLVQPNISQKDKMNPDKTSSILTTLTTLTQLPSKKPLTHILWPEAAFPFWCEGSQKIGVPLPIRFPQTLITGVMRRERHKLHNSLVVVRHNGELTHIYDKYHLVPFGEYIPGRNWLPLGHIKALTLDRHDFTPGPHIKTFYTGNLPPFSPLICFDTAFSNHVAQTLKRPHWLLELTNNAWFGESWGLYQHLDIGRLRAIEEGVPLVRVTNTGISCLVSPYGQVLKQLPISSQGVIDFALPKPLEPTLFQTLGYTCFWLSCALLFLTILWQTTPITKKRRRLRKKIS, encoded by the coding sequence ATGTCTTTGTTAACACTCTCCTCTTTTCACATGAAAATCAGCCTCTTCATGGCTGTTGTCTTAGGTGCCTTTTCGGCATGCGCGCTGCCGCCCCTTTATTTCTGGCCTTTCTTAAGTATAGGCATGCTGGGCCTTTTCAAAATGCTTGAACCACTCCCTTTGATCAAAGGCCTGTGTGTCTTTTTTGCGTGGTGCTTTGGTTTTTTCTTGGTCGGCTTTTACTGGATCACCTTGTCCATGTATGTCGAGCTAGATAAATTTTGGTTTTTGATCCCGTTCTGCTTTGTTATCATCCCCATTGTCTTTGCCTGCATCCATGTGGGCCTGTTGGCCGCCATTCTTTCTTTTTTTAGCATCTCAAACTTTGGCACCCTGGCGGCCTTTTTGTCCTTTATCCTCAGCTGGAGTCTGGCAGAGTGGGTGCGTGGCTCTTTGGTTTTTGGAGGCATTCCTTGGAATTTTTTCGCCCACATTTGGGGTGAAAACCTTTTTATTATGCAAACAGTTTCTGTGATTGGCAGCTATGGTCTCAGTGTGCTCACCCTCTTTTTCTTATCCATTCCGTATCTTTGGGCCGCTAAGACGCTGTCTTTCCGCGTGCGCCTTTCCTTTACAGGGGCCCTCACTTTCATCATTTTTGTCATCAGTTTTTGGGGGCATCAACGCATGAAGCCTCTAACCTATCACGCCAAACCATGGATACGACTTGTTCAGCCCAATATCTCACAGAAAGATAAGATGAATCCTGATAAAACGTCTTCCATTTTAACGACCCTCACCACCTTGACGCAACTGCCCAGCAAAAAACCACTCACGCACATCTTATGGCCTGAAGCTGCCTTTCCTTTTTGGTGCGAAGGGTCACAAAAGATTGGTGTGCCACTTCCCATACGCTTTCCCCAAACCTTGATCACCGGGGTGATGCGCAGAGAAAGACATAAACTGCACAATAGTCTTGTGGTCGTGCGTCACAATGGTGAGCTCACACACATTTATGATAAATATCACCTTGTGCCTTTTGGCGAGTATATCCCCGGGCGGAATTGGCTACCTTTGGGTCACATCAAAGCCCTGACCCTCGACCGTCACGATTTCACACCCGGGCCCCACATCAAAACGTTTTACACAGGAAATCTTCCGCCTTTTTCACCGCTGATATGCTTTGACACGGCCTTCAGCAATCATGTGGCACAAACCTTAAAAAGGCCGCATTGGCTTTTGGAGCTAACCAATAATGCCTGGTTTGGAGAAAGTTGGGGCCTTTACCAACACCTAGACATAGGACGATTACGTGCGATTGAAGAAGGTGTGCCGCTTGTACGCGTGACCAACACAGGGATCTCTTGCCTCGTGTCCCCCTATGGCCAGGTGCTGAAACAACTGCCCATCTCTTCTCAAGGCGTGATTGACTTTGCGCTGCCCAAACCGCTTGAGCCTACCCTCTTTCAAACCCTAGGATACACCTGTTTTTGGCTGAGCTGCGCCCTGCTTTTTCTCACTATTTTATGGCAAACAACACCGATCACAAAGAAACGTCGGCGCTTACGGAAAAAAATATCATGA
- the bamA gene encoding outer membrane protein assembly factor BamA, translating to MRRFVFCFVLLCGFFSALHGLFIKDIVVRGIVRIDRSFVLSHISVRKGQDVSEADLEKMLQELFLTGLFADVKGQIKNQTLYITVTENEVFNRIVFEGNKKIDSEALSKEIDLKPRQVYTPYRVQKAAQQVRDLYRMKGHVGAVVEPKIIRRPQGRVDLIFEIQDGRPQKIDAILFQGNKHFSASDLRGVVLTKESRWWRLLSSADTYEPDRLVYDRELLYRHYRDHGYADVDVVSVLTELSSNQQHFYITFHVQEGELYHFGTIGLTSKVPDFDVKELKSLLEPQEKNVFNYSKIERTVFNINRFLSEKGLFYGVETDIRTDKEGKKIHVTFIIVPKKPIYVGNIWVRGNIATNDDVIRRESIVAPGDPLTNFKIERTRQKITNLDFFKTVDVQVEDVPETPDQKDVVIQVEDKSTGELMFSGGYSTADGPLFEVKAAERNFLGRGQELEFKGTVARRTKGVVLGFMEPYFLRRRLEAGVDCFAQQTRQDTLGSFQGGYSRNYLGAGSRLGFYLDTYLFERFRYSIRKETFKDKKTKSVFYQDMGKDIVSQLGHDLIYDRRNNIAEPTGGGYCGLTTNYAGLGGSVHFLGNDVVFGYYWSLDNDRDLIVRLRGRYGIIVGCGGPLRVTDHLSMGGESVRGFEEVGIGPRDGTTGEAIGGRQSFLTNIELSYPLGKKSFGLTGFLFNDWGSLWSSGEASGPYGDRVVSNQFFIRNSVGFGVRFQSPFGLLGFSLGFPMRKMKGVDKRQVFRLNIGTDF from the coding sequence GTGAGACGGTTTGTTTTCTGTTTTGTTTTGTTATGTGGTTTTTTTTCCGCGTTGCACGGTCTTTTCATTAAAGACATTGTTGTGCGCGGCATTGTGCGCATTGATCGCTCTTTTGTGCTGTCACATATTTCTGTTCGTAAGGGCCAGGATGTGTCAGAAGCCGATCTTGAAAAAATGCTTCAGGAGCTTTTCCTGACGGGTCTTTTCGCAGACGTGAAGGGTCAAATCAAAAACCAGACACTGTATATCACGGTGACAGAGAATGAGGTTTTCAATCGGATCGTTTTTGAGGGCAACAAAAAAATTGATAGCGAAGCGTTAAGCAAAGAAATTGATCTGAAACCTCGCCAGGTATACACGCCCTATCGCGTGCAAAAGGCGGCGCAGCAGGTGCGAGATCTTTATCGCATGAAAGGGCATGTCGGCGCTGTGGTCGAGCCCAAAATCATTCGCAGGCCCCAAGGCCGTGTGGATTTGATTTTTGAAATTCAAGACGGGCGTCCTCAAAAGATTGATGCCATTCTTTTTCAGGGAAACAAACATTTTTCTGCCAGTGACTTGCGAGGGGTGGTTTTGACGAAAGAGAGCCGCTGGTGGCGCCTTTTGTCATCGGCAGATACCTATGAGCCTGACCGTCTTGTGTATGATCGTGAGCTTCTTTATCGCCACTATCGTGACCATGGGTATGCGGATGTAGATGTGGTGTCTGTGTTGACAGAGCTTTCTTCCAACCAACAACATTTTTACATCACGTTCCATGTGCAGGAGGGAGAGCTATATCATTTTGGCACCATCGGCCTGACATCTAAGGTGCCCGATTTTGATGTCAAAGAGCTTAAGTCTCTTTTGGAGCCTCAAGAAAAAAATGTGTTTAACTATTCTAAGATTGAGCGCACTGTTTTTAACATCAACCGCTTTTTAAGTGAGAAGGGTCTCTTTTACGGGGTGGAGACGGATATTCGCACCGATAAAGAGGGGAAGAAAATTCATGTCACCTTTATCATTGTGCCGAAAAAACCCATTTATGTGGGCAACATTTGGGTGCGCGGCAACATTGCCACGAATGATGATGTGATTCGCCGTGAAAGCATTGTGGCACCGGGAGATCCGCTGACCAATTTTAAAATTGAACGCACACGGCAAAAAATAACGAACCTTGATTTTTTCAAAACGGTGGATGTGCAGGTAGAAGATGTGCCAGAGACGCCGGATCAAAAGGATGTGGTGATTCAGGTAGAAGATAAATCTACGGGCGAGCTCATGTTCTCCGGTGGTTACTCTACGGCGGATGGTCCTCTTTTTGAAGTCAAAGCCGCAGAGCGCAACTTTTTGGGACGTGGGCAGGAGCTCGAGTTTAAGGGCACGGTGGCGCGACGCACGAAAGGCGTTGTGTTAGGGTTTATGGAGCCCTATTTCCTGAGGCGCCGCCTTGAAGCGGGTGTGGATTGTTTTGCTCAGCAAACACGTCAAGACACCCTCGGTTCGTTCCAAGGGGGGTACTCACGTAACTATTTGGGCGCAGGCTCGCGGCTGGGGTTTTATTTAGACACCTATCTCTTTGAACGGTTTCGTTATTCTATCCGAAAAGAAACCTTTAAAGACAAAAAAACAAAATCTGTTTTCTATCAAGATATGGGGAAAGACATCGTGTCACAATTGGGGCATGACCTTATTTATGACCGACGCAACAACATAGCTGAACCCACAGGTGGTGGGTATTGTGGACTGACCACAAACTATGCGGGCCTGGGCGGCAGCGTCCATTTTTTGGGCAATGATGTGGTGTTTGGTTATTACTGGTCTCTGGATAATGATCGTGATTTGATTGTGCGTCTGCGTGGTCGTTACGGCATCATCGTTGGGTGTGGTGGCCCCTTACGGGTGACCGATCACCTCTCTATGGGGGGTGAGAGCGTGCGCGGGTTTGAAGAGGTGGGCATTGGACCAAGAGACGGCACAACCGGGGAAGCCATCGGTGGTCGACAAAGTTTCTTGACGAATATCGAGCTCTCCTATCCGTTGGGTAAGAAAAGCTTTGGTCTTACTGGTTTCTTGTTTAATGACTGGGGCAGTTTGTGGTCTTCAGGCGAGGCTTCAGGGCCTTATGGTGATCGCGTTGTAAGCAACCAGTTCTTTATCCGCAACTCTGTGGGTTTTGGAGTCCGTTTCCAGTCGCCTTTTGGGTTGCTTGGGTTTTCTTTAGGGTTTCCTATGAGGAAGATGAAGGGTGTTGATAAGAGACAGGTTTTCCGTTTGAATATAGGGACCGATTTTTAG
- the lpxD gene encoding UDP-3-O-(3-hydroxymyristoyl)glucosamine N-acyltransferase, producing the protein MVNTRFFERQKSLPLKDVAALAGATLWSGDESLLIEQVAPLESAGPHDLSFVRNLHYLPYLDHTRAGAVLVDDQYRDRVPQKVAVLAMRHPEKGLFKVLSALYKEPPSVSGVHPSAVIHESAQVGLGCSVGPGVVIEAEAVIGERCVIGAGSVIGRRVTMGNDCHIGSHVTLMYATLGHHVRIKPGGRIGQSGFGFFLSKDDNQDRMTQPQLGGVRIGDYVEIGANTTVDRGSVKDTVIESYVRIDNLVQIAHNVHVGKGSVIVAQVGIAGSTILEEGVVLGGQVGIAGHLTLKRGVRVAAQSGVMRNAEAGEVLSGSPAMSHRLHFKILAMLKNLTQNRGK; encoded by the coding sequence GTGGTTAACACACGTTTTTTTGAGCGACAAAAATCCTTACCGTTGAAGGATGTAGCCGCGTTAGCAGGAGCCACTTTGTGGTCCGGTGACGAAAGTTTGTTGATTGAACAGGTGGCACCTCTTGAATCGGCAGGGCCCCATGATCTTTCTTTTGTCCGTAATCTTCATTATTTGCCCTATCTAGATCACACACGCGCAGGGGCTGTGCTTGTGGATGACCAGTATCGCGACCGTGTGCCTCAAAAAGTTGCTGTGTTGGCGATGAGGCATCCAGAAAAAGGTCTTTTTAAGGTGCTGAGCGCCCTGTATAAAGAGCCCCCCTCCGTAAGCGGGGTTCATCCGAGTGCTGTGATTCATGAGTCTGCGCAGGTGGGCCTTGGGTGTTCTGTGGGACCTGGGGTTGTGATTGAAGCAGAAGCCGTCATCGGTGAACGCTGTGTGATTGGTGCCGGCAGCGTGATTGGTCGACGTGTGACCATGGGTAATGATTGCCATATAGGTTCGCATGTGACGCTTATGTATGCCACACTTGGTCATCATGTGCGTATCAAGCCAGGGGGGCGCATTGGTCAAAGTGGATTTGGATTTTTTCTCAGCAAAGATGACAACCAGGATCGTATGACCCAACCTCAATTGGGTGGTGTGAGAATAGGTGATTATGTGGAAATTGGTGCCAACACGACCGTTGATCGTGGCAGTGTGAAAGATACGGTGATTGAATCGTATGTGCGCATCGATAACCTGGTGCAAATTGCCCATAACGTGCATGTGGGGAAAGGGTCAGTGATTGTGGCTCAAGTGGGCATTGCGGGCAGTACAATCCTTGAAGAAGGTGTGGTGCTGGGTGGACAGGTAGGCATTGCGGGCCATTTGACCCTTAAGCGCGGTGTGCGCGTTGCGGCGCAAAGCGGTGTCATGCGGAATGCAGAGGCTGGCGAAGTTTTATCTGGGTCTCCTGCCATGTCTCACCGGCTCCATTTCAAAATACTTGCTATGCTCAAGAATTTGACCCAAAATCGAGGAAAGTAA
- the ybeY gene encoding rRNA maturation RNase YbeY codes for MTSVLQITNPKTWAPFFVPTTPWLDHLLGTLSRHMSNYPRGQISFLFTSNRVIRRYNAQYRNIDKPTNVLAFPASSPIPSWTFLGDIVLGFEQILSESHDLQIDFAHHLTHMVIHGALHLMGFDHQTEAETRIMRAHETKTLHQLGLSSPFSTP; via the coding sequence TTGACCTCTGTTTTACAGATCACAAATCCTAAAACGTGGGCGCCTTTCTTTGTCCCCACAACGCCCTGGCTTGATCACTTGCTTGGCACCCTGTCTCGCCATATGTCTAACTACCCTCGGGGACAAATCAGCTTTCTGTTCACAAGCAACCGCGTCATCAGACGCTATAATGCACAATACCGCAACATTGACAAACCCACCAACGTATTGGCTTTCCCAGCGTCTTCCCCTATTCCATCATGGACATTTTTAGGAGATATTGTTTTGGGTTTTGAACAAATTCTTTCAGAAAGTCACGATCTACAGATTGACTTTGCCCACCATCTGACACACATGGTTATTCATGGCGCCTTACATCTCATGGGGTTTGATCACCAAACAGAAGCAGAAACGCGCATCATGCGTGCCCACGAAACCAAGACGCTCCATCAACTGGGTTTGTCGTCCCCTTTTAGTACGCCATGA
- the fabZ gene encoding 3-hydroxyacyl-ACP dehydratase FabZ produces MHVLEKNDHVEKENHSSVESAEVLETEDLFRLLPHRAPFLMVDRLTDIHLGESVVGIKNVTFNEWFFVGHFPKKPVMPGVLIVEALAQTAGALVMYTLEKAGKNIDNSLVYFMSIEKVRFRRQVLPGDCLHLHARKVHQRNQTWRFEGEARVNGVPVTQATYTAMIQP; encoded by the coding sequence GTGCACGTACTAGAAAAGAATGATCATGTTGAGAAAGAAAATCATTCCTCTGTTGAAAGCGCTGAGGTCTTAGAAACGGAGGATCTTTTTCGCCTGTTGCCCCATCGTGCGCCGTTCTTAATGGTGGATCGCCTCACAGATATTCATTTAGGTGAAAGTGTTGTGGGCATTAAGAACGTTACCTTTAATGAGTGGTTTTTTGTCGGGCACTTTCCTAAAAAGCCGGTGATGCCAGGCGTCTTGATTGTGGAAGCACTTGCGCAGACGGCTGGTGCCTTGGTAATGTACACCTTAGAAAAGGCGGGCAAAAATATTGATAATTCCCTTGTTTACTTTATGTCTATAGAAAAAGTACGCTTTCGTAGGCAGGTGTTGCCTGGGGATTGTCTGCACTTGCATGCGCGTAAGGTTCATCAAAGAAATCAGACGTGGCGTTTTGAGGGAGAAGCACGTGTTAACGGTGTCCCTGTAACGCAGGCCACCTATACCGCCATGATTCAGCCCTAA